Within Seriola aureovittata isolate HTS-2021-v1 ecotype China chromosome 12, ASM2101889v1, whole genome shotgun sequence, the genomic segment aaaCTAAGTTTTTTATCAGTGTCTGAACAACACATTGTAAATGAACAAACATAAAGCTCATTGTTAAAAACAAGTTCCAGACAGGATGACTTATATTCacaaatttaaaatttattATACCAAAGACAGGAACATTTGTGTTGTCTCTTTTCCATGTGGATATATTTGTATTACTGAACTTGACACAGTCATGCCGGTGATAACAGTTACTGTAGGAGGGAGGTGAGGTGGAACAAATATTACCTGTGCGTggcaatgtatgtgtgtgtggttgtatcattgtgcgtgtgtgtgtgtgtatgtatgtatgtgtgcgcatGCAAATGTGCATGCAAAGATCTGTCTATAGTGTCATTAAGTGTTCATTAGATAAAGTGATGTCATATTGTGTGGAATGTTTGGGTTTCAGACCTGCAATTGCACataaacatttctgtgtgtgtgtgtgtgtgtgtgtgtgtgtgtgtgtgtttgatatctGTGGGTCTACACTGTAAGATAAAGGGGGGGTGACACCTCCATAACAGCAAACTCTTGGTGAACCACACATTATCGTCCCAACCATTAAAACTTTCACCGACATACAGGTGCGCAGTTCCTTTAAAAGCATCAGTATACAACATTTGTCTTATTTACAATCATTGGAAAAAAATCACCATTTCTCTCAGAGAAGATTAGTAAAAGTGACTGAGTCACCATAAAGAGTATGCAACTCCTAGGAGTTAGTATTTCAAATTTCTACAAAAAATTTCTATGCCATTTTACAGGCCAAGAGCCATGATTTACTgaagaaatacagtattttaagtGCCCTATCTACAACAGTTAAGTGTGGTATTACTAGTGTACCATTCAACATAGTTCACTGATAATAAAAAgattatgtgtctgtttttaaaaagttcttTCAGCAACATCTCtgctttcacattaaaagataTGGTAAGTtcttacaaaacaaacaaacaaacaaaccatggAATTGTTATCAATATTAACAAGTGTTGTGGCGAGCTAATGCTATTGCAAAGAGACTAGTGTTGATTACATACTCAGCTGGTTGTCTAATGTAAAAACAACGTTCCACAGTCTGTGAGAAGGGCACGACCATGGACACCAGGAGCTGTGTCCACAGGCTTTTCATGAGGGTCGAGTATCATTAAAGGGctcatttgcttgttttattctaCGAGTTGCTCGGGTAAAAACAGGTGGAGCAGTTACAGTGCATGGTTCTCCATGGATGAGGCTGTGTAGAGCTGGAAGGCTTTCATGTGCATTTTACAGCCTCTTGAGGACACTCATTCTGTTTGTGACCATTTTTGGGAAAATCAGATCGGCTACGGTCTATGTAGGGTTCTGTGCATGCTGCCGCCGAGAGGGAGATGAGGCTGTAGTTGGTAGTGTGGCTGTTCAGAGAGGGGTGTCATAGTAGTCTGTGGGCTGATCTGTGCCAGGCGgcttctgctgtttctgctgatgctgcttcatgatttccttcacctcctcctccagctcaggGGGGATGATGAACTGGTCGTCTGGGTCGGGCTGGGCTGGAGCGGTGAAGTAGCCCCCGGATTTCTTAGAGGGAGCGTCAGCAGCCACCTCAATAAGGTTGTGACTCTTTTCTTGGCGGGCCACCGACCCATTAACCCTCCTCTTGCCTGCCAACTTTCCTCCATCCCCACCTACTGCTCCGACTCCCTGCCATGACTCGTCCCTCTCCAGCCCGTTCTCAGCCTCACCGAGGCTCATGTCCACCCCTTCCTCCAGGGGCTCTGGGGTGCATGGGGGTGGGGGAGGCGGAGGAAGAGTCAGCAGGGTGCGCTCCTGGCTGGTGGATGAGGGTAATGATGTTTGGGGTgacgaagaagaggaggatTCTGCTTTGAGACAGTGGACATCCGCCTCTACTTCCACACGGCTCCCATTAGAGAAAACTCCAGCAATGGGCTCCTCATCCTCGCTGTCCAGCCCGTTGTCAGACAGGGCGCTGGAGAAAGTGGCACTAGACAGCTGCCTCTGGAAGGATCCTGCTAAGCAGGCAGGATGGAGGGCACAGCAGCTGCGGGCAGAGGGCAGCTCTGAACCTGGGAACAGATACTGACAGGGCTGGGTGCTTGTGTGGGTCTGCTGGTGCTGTAAGGCCAGCGGGTGGACCTGATGGTGCAGGTGGAGATGAGGATGGTGGGTCTGATCATGCAGCAGCACCAAGGAGCTCTGCGGTGGTTCATCAGATGAGGCCGTAGAGCCCACCTCGCTGCTCATCTCACTGGTACTGATCTCGCTGCTGATTTCACTGCAGGAGGAAGGGGGCACAGGGAGGGAGCCATCTGAAGGCCGCTCCTTGATGGCGGAGGACGATGGGGGATAGGGGCCCAAGCCGGGGCTAGGAGGCGGCTGGGGAggctcagagcagcagcaggagcagcaatCTTCACTCACACTgagctggaccacaacagcgcTGAGGCTGTCGGTGCAACCGTATCCCTGCGCCAGCGTGCACAGCTTCTTAGCAGCAGCCAGGCCGTCTGGGACGTTTCGAACAGCCTCCACAGCCTCAGTGGGAGACACAGCATCCCACAGGCCCCGGCTTCCCAGAATGAAAAACTCATCCTGGGGGGTGAGAGTGACTGTCTGCACATAGGGACAAGGGATGACGGATGGGTAAAGGAAGGAGTAGCCCATGATTCGCGTAGAATCGGTCACACCATTCACTTTGTTGTCCTATGGAAAAGAGTATAAACGTCAATATAGTGATTACATGAATACACTTGACAATCACTTCCATTGATTAATAGTTTGCTTTGAGGACCATTACCTCAGTGATGATAGCCCTGTGCTGCCGGATCCGGCGGTATTCCTCCTCCAGGCCTACATTGTGAAGCAGGGACAGCGACAACGGCTTACCATCGCGGCACAGGATGGCCTTGCACTTGCCTACGTTAGCAGCTGTGAGGGTGAAGCAGCCCCCGGGGTCAGTGGGGTCGTGGCGAATGTGACACAGAGCTGCCGAGCCACCGAGTTTCTGACCCGCAGTCCCTAGTTTCCTGCAGAAGCAGAAGAAAGAGGATATGGGAGGAGGGGGTTTAATTGTACGGATTATTATTTTCGTTTTAGAAACTAAATATTTGCATCATATAATAGATGTTTTGTAAATAAGAGAATGACAGATGAAATGACGAAAAAGCATAAATATGCCTATCACGTACCTTTGCATGACAAGGAAGGTGTTGGTCATGTAGTCCTCTTCGCTCTTGGTCTTGTGCAGTTCTTCAGCCAACACGTCGTTCATCGTGCACTGCAGAAGGTAGGGCACTTCCACATTCCTGTCCCCATCAAACACACCGTACAGAGCTTCACGACTTCCACAGAAACTGTTTACTGAAAGAGCCGCAACGCAcagtctgaaaagaaaaaacgacAAACAAAAGAAGGCCATAGCGTCATTGAGGCAGCGCTCTGTCAGGAAACAATGGGGCTTCAAAGACATAATCACTCCTTTGTCCACATATTGATCATACTACTTCACACACTAATAACCTTGGACACAATGCTTTATATCTACGATTCATTGACTGTACAGCAGAACCACCATCATTACCACTTGCCTATTGAACATCACTTACGTAAATGGAAATATGGAATCAATATGTACAGTGCAATTGCTTGAATGCCTTCTTTAGTCTGTACATTACAGTGTTCAATTGGAAGTTAAGTTTTGGCATGTGAGTATGCACGATTCATGTTTTCAATATTCCCTTCATTTGAGTCATCTGGCTTTAACAGTGCTCATTCTCAAGAGGTTTGGTTAAGTGAGGCTTCATTGGACGAGTGTGATGGTGGTTGTTGTTTCACCATTGTCTGAACTGAACCCACTTGTTCTTGACGCCCGAGGCTTCTGTGTAACCATGACTCCACACAGCAGGCCCACCAGACGCCTCATTCGACGAGAAGGTTGGAGGCGGATCAATACGGAAGCAGCGAATATtactggaaaacaacaaaacatgaaaaagatcAAATACACTGTATCATGGCGAAGCATAAGGTACATAAACCACTGAGAGGATTCCATTCTGGCCATTTCCAAAAGACTATCAACTAAATgtataagaaaatattaaacacgAAAATCCTAAATACAACATGTGCAAATTGCAGGATGAAGTTACACAAAATACAAGTTGTGGTCACTCTTCACAGACCTACAATAGTCCTGCACAAAACGCAAAGACCTGCAGAGAGACAATGACTTACTTAAGCTGCTCGAGGGTCTTGTGGTCCAGATTGAGACGAGGGTTTCCGGTCAGGTCAAGCTCCTGAAGCTTTGGAGGCAGATTCTCTGGAAGAGTGATCTCGCTCAGCTCATTACAGCTCAGAtccacacactgacaacagagGACAAGATGTCAGTACTCACACGAATGCATTTGCAGTACAAACTCAGCGGCTCGTAGAGATGTGCTACTGCTACTGGCTTACTTTCATCTCCATCAGCTGCATGACCTCGGGAAAGACTTCGATCGCGTTGGAATGGGCGATGAGAGTGTGCATTCGCCGGCAGTTCATGATGGTGGTGGGCACAGTCTTTAGCATGTTTCCGCTAAggtccacctcctccagctcctccaacTTGGCCATTTTACTGAAGGATAAGACAAAGCAATGGGTAAGCTGAAGTGTGTAAAAAAAGTGCTGAAACAAACAATCGATTAGTCAAACGACAGAAAACCTGACAGTACAAGTAGCCTGTGGATGCTGACTCACTATATAGAGAATTAGGGATAGGTTGGTCAACATGTTGACTCTAAACCAGTTGGAAACCACCGATTTGTCATTTGTCTGgtaaaaactgctgctttcaccAGCTTCAGTGAGGAAACGGTGATACTGGAGTAACATCTGACTTCTTTACCTGGCTGGGAAGGTCTGGAGATGGTTGTAGGCCATGTGCAGGACTCGAAGGTGCGAATGACCTGTCAGCATGGGCACACACTTGTCTGTCAGCCGGTTATTGGTGAGGTAGAGCTCCTGCAGGATGCTGTGACTCTCCTCTGACAGGCTGGAAGGTGGCAAGTGCTCCAGCTTGTTGGCTGATGCATTTACGCATCGtaagctgaaaataaaaatgacaagtacaaatcatttctgtgtttctttcagGCAGGGACATGAAAATTGAGATGAGTCACTTTAATTAGAAACTTCTGCACAAATTCCTACTTCTATGACCATGCACATTAAAACAATCCCTTCTCCTATCTTTGTGGTGGTtggttgtttattatttgtaaatgtaaattatacCTGTCAGATTTGAGGAACAGGTTGCAGGGCAGCTCCACCAGTTGATTGTGCTGTATGTCCAAAAcctccagcagagggcgctccACTCTTTCAGGCAGCTTCTGCAACTGGTTGTGTCCTGCACTCAGCTTCCTCAGACTGTTGCTGCATAATAACCTGCGGCATGAAGAAACATACAGATGGGTAAGAAGCAGaacatcaaaaatcaaaaataaacatgtggATATAGTTAAcctacagagagacagacggacagacagacagacagacagacagacagacagacagataaacagatagatagatagatgggaTAGCTGATGAACAGGAGACACATGCTTACACACAATTGGCCTGTGTGAACTGTAATTGAAGTAGGCTGAAATAGCCATGGAAATGAGGATAGTGCAGCAGGAGGATGTGGAGACAGAAAATAGCAGCGCCTATAGTGGAGCCTGCAGCTGAAATTCATCATCCTGACACTTATTgggtaaaaaataaatctgcagacactgaggagaccagaggatgagagagagaaagagaaaaagaacaaaaaaatgaaaagacaggaacagagagaagaggtggaAGTGAGCTGAATCTGAGCTGACCTTGTAAGAAGCTATATAAAAAGGAAGAGAATGGACGAAGGCTGTGGAGGTCACAGGCTATCTGTGTGATTTATGAGGCTCTATGGGGGATAGATGAGTGGCCGACAAAGGGCAGAGAGAATAATGCTGCGCTGTACTCCATTTACAGGCTTACGGGACACATTCACTGAGACAGAGGGACTCACCGTGCCGGGAGCTCAGTGATGAGGTTGTGACTCACGTCCAGAACTTCCAGTTTCTTTGCTTCACACAGCCAGTCTGGCAAGGAATCCATATGGTTCCtacaggaggagggggagtgacgacgatgatgatgatgataaattatGCCCAGTTTGTAAAGTGCCACAAATAACATGGAATATCATGTAGCAGGAAACTGCATGTGTTTGAATTCCAAACAGTCCCGCTCAAGGAAAGACAATTGCTGCCTTGTCTTTCCTTCATGTAAATTGGATGTAAAttggctttttttattttttattttatttgtttttttaatacttcAGAGTCACTTCATTAGGTAGGTTAAGTGTCagatgtgttgtgtttcagacaaaaaaaaaaagcaaataataaTCACAACTCTCAACAGATTATCTGTaagattcaaaaataaaaacttttccAAATAAATTCAGGACTTAAAAATGTAAGTGCAGCACTTTGTCCATGCCTTTTTTATTGACCACAAAGAAGCTAAGCACAGGAGCCTATCTTTCACTTAAGAATCAAAGGTCATGTCAAAGGTCAGTGCTGAAATAGTTAAACAATGACAGCTCATTTCACCACACTTTCCAATATCCTATCACTGTCATGCACTTCTCTCTTTATAACAAATTTTCTCACTCCCTCTCAACAACTCGTGCTCTTGTGGGACACAGAGGGTGTACTGTAAATGAGCcacattatcaaaatagtttttccAATTAGTGCTGCATTCCCttttttgcatgcatgtgtgtacttCTGGGATTTTTCTCACCTCGAGATATCCATGCAACTAAGATTGGAGGGCACAGGATTGACATCCAGTTGTCGTAGCTCTGTGGGGAGAAATCCAAACACATTAACCTACAGCAAGGACAGACGCGGTCTATTACCAAAACAGGTAGATGGAAAATGGAGGGGAGAGTTTGGCGGCGGtggtgaggggaggagggtgaCAAGTTAGAGGGGGATGATAGAGAGCTAATGAGACTGCAGCAGTGATGAGAAAAATGGATGCATGTAGAGAGAGGAGCACAGGGTGAAATAGTTATGAAGGCAAAGACAATAGTGAGGTGAGGTGAGTTATATGTTACAGGTTCAGAGAAGAAAGATTCATATCAGTGGTTTCAGTTTAGACACAGGTAAGACGGCAGTGATGAGGGAAAGAAGGATATCTGTCTTTtctaaaaaaacacatgattgCCCTAGCAGAGAACATGAAGTCCTGCGTGCCAAACCCACCGTTGCTGGAGGCGTAGATGCCTTTGAGCAAGCAACCCTTGGCCTTGAGGCCGGCGATACGGTTCCTCTCGCAGTGAAGCACCTCCAGCCTGGGGAAGACTGAGGCGTCCAAGTCTGTCAGCCTGTTATCCCTCACATCCAGTTGGGTCACGTGCCTCAGCAGGTCAGGCTCATCTGGCACCATGCTGGAGATTTTATTCAACCTGACAgagggagcagggaggaggcAAAGGTACAACTCCAATTGGATCAGGTTGAATTGCACAGGCTGTGGCCTTTCTTGTAAGGCAGGGAACATGCCTTGGCTGATTGCTAATATACTATGCAGCTGCTTGAATTCTGTTTGGCTTTCAGTTGCTCTGACAGTACCATTT encodes:
- the phlpp1 gene encoding PH domain leucine-rich repeat protein phosphatase 1: MESVQAVAEDGASDGGATKLTKKPSGLSVARGTPVDDGGGHLAPSRVEAKNGNCLSHSASTAGFSASNRTVASNGRGSSSNSSSLLLRRRRLKRNLSAAAAATATSAVTAACGAKMNSALSSASLHTRSLDRKTLLKHRQNMQLQPADREWVRADLHRGSIHVHDRLTPSYPRPVLCTMDTTAGEVALRLSKLCSKSSSVMRIFCKDSPKTDQNGNCNVKYEYNDNPCKVIEDSSIKCNHLTPLESTELRGHPSDRLRLLLMENADERQKQQDVDGKLFTLESESQDNITCSLSDLNSNSNMDTPNDDDSEHRNGVDSYGLNSGSDVESSAFDDLSSGARLSEHRDSLSDDMILGTEASILSPTFDSATEGHDMYGSSSDELELDCPASNTSMDPISQHHTNGIAAVTANYEQCSMGHLNDMTNNMGPDSRLNSHSLGSLPPSSSAGSLSRACSTGNTPDIQDPDCGQGAAKSGLAVDHNGNSCDSSPTLYVQLHGEAVRRLSPDERPLQIQNDFLFKLGFKDPWRVQEEGLNTEIGSLLRFYAGKPQSIESSERVQLSGTYNVRKGKLQLPVNRWTRRQVILCGTCLIVSSVKESQTGKMHILPLIGGKVEEVKKHNHCLAFSSAGPQSQTYYVSFDSFTEHLRWHRHAAKMVSQRINSVDLSCCSLEQLPPNLFYSHDLTHLNLKHNFLPADQRLQQLQRFSRLRSLNLSNNHLGQFPLAICDIPTLTEVNLSCNYLASVPSSVGAMTNLQTFLLDGNSLDELPNELGSLQRLSYLGLSFNQFNHVPQVLERLASMEKLCMAGNNLETLTLQNFRLLRVKHIDLRLNKISSMVPDEPDLLRHVTQLDVRDNRLTDLDASVFPRLEVLHCERNRIAGLKAKGCLLKGIYASSNELRQLDVNPVPSNLSCMDISRNHMDSLPDWLCEAKKLEVLDVSHNLITELPARLLCSNSLRKLSAGHNQLQKLPERVERPLLEVLDIQHNQLVELPCNLFLKSDSLRCVNASANKLEHLPPSSLSEESHSILQELYLTNNRLTDKCVPMLTGHSHLRVLHMAYNHLQTFPASKMAKLEELEEVDLSGNMLKTVPTTIMNCRRMHTLIAHSNAIEVFPEVMQLMEMKCVDLSCNELSEITLPENLPPKLQELDLTGNPRLNLDHKTLEQLNNIRCFRIDPPPTFSSNEASGGPAVWSHGYTEASGVKNKLCVAALSVNSFCGSREALYGVFDGDRNVEVPYLLQCTMNDVLAEELHKTKSEEDYMTNTFLVMQRKLGTAGQKLGGSAALCHIRHDPTDPGGCFTLTAANVGKCKAILCRDGKPLSLSLLHNVGLEEEYRRIRQHRAIITEDNKVNGVTDSTRIMGYSFLYPSVIPCPYVQTVTLTPQDEFFILGSRGLWDAVSPTEAVEAVRNVPDGLAAAKKLCTLAQGYGCTDSLSAVVVQLSVSEDCCSCCCSEPPQPPPSPGLGPYPPSSSAIKERPSDGSLPVPPSSCSEISSEISTSEMSSEVGSTASSDEPPQSSLVLLHDQTHHPHLHLHHQVHPLALQHQQTHTSTQPCQYLFPGSELPSARSCCALHPACLAGSFQRQLSSATFSSALSDNGLDSEDEEPIAGVFSNGSRVEVEADVHCLKAESSSSSSPQTSLPSSTSQERTLLTLPPPPPPPCTPEPLEEGVDMSLGEAENGLERDESWQGVGAVGGDGGKLAGKRRVNGSVARQEKSHNLIEVAADAPSKKSGGYFTAPAQPDPDDQFIIPPELEEEVKEIMKQHQQKQQKPPGTDQPTDYYDTPL